The window GTCGAGCGGCTTCTCGCCGATCGCGGCCTCGTACTCGCCGGGCGTCAGCATCGGCTTGTGGAACCGCGGGCCGTCGTCGGTCGTGATCCGGGGACAGCCGGTGTTGACGAACGCGTCCATGTCGAAGTTGCGCAGGCGGTCCGGCGTCACCTCGTCCATGGTGATCAGGTAGGCGTTCTCGTTGTTGTCGACGATCTCCTGGGCCGTCTCCCACCGGCCCTGGCCGATCTTCGTACAGAAGATGACGCCCCACTTCTCGGCGCCCATCGCCTTGTGGACCGAGGCGTACCGCTGCTTGAGGAACTGGTCGTGTTCGGCGACCGAGACGGCGTTGTTGACGGGGTCGGCGATGACCACGCGCTTCTCCGGGTGCTCCATCGCGAGTCCGACCGGGTGGAACTTCCCGCCGCCGACGTACAGCACCTGGTCGGCGTCGATGTCCGCGGAGGCGTAGTTGCAGCCGAGCACCTGCCCCTCTTTGGTGAGCCGATCGTCGCCGCGACGGGTGTGAACCTCGTAGCCGCGCTCCTCTAACCAGTCGGTCATCTCCTCGAACCGGTTCATGTGCTGGGCCGTGGTGACGAGCCCGACGTCGGGGTTCTCCTCGGGGTCGTCGAGCTCCTCGTCCAGCGCGTCCTCCATGATCGGGAACGGGTCGACGTTCGAGAAGAGGGGGACGTAGACGATGCTGTCGGACTCCTTCATCGGCGTGTGGCCGAAGTGGACGAACACGTCCGTCCGACGCATCAGGTACGTGTCGAGGTCGCAGGCGCCGTAGCAGGGCTGCCCGGACAGCATGAAGGTGACGTCGTCGGGGGCCACCTCGCGGAGGTCGTCGGCGACCTTCGGGCCGCGGCGCTTGAGTCCCTCGGGGAACTGGAGACCGACCTTGGAGGCGTCGCGCTCCTCGATGGCCTCGACGATCCGGTCGAGCTCGTAGTCCCACTCGCGGTCGTGTTTCAGGGCCATCCCCGTCTTGGTGAGGTCGCCCTCCGTGGAGCCGCTCATGCACCTGCGTAACGCGGGGGGACGGTTAAACGGCGCGCTCGACGGGTATTCTCGTGATCGTTCGGGATCGAGCGGACTCGAGCGCGGCCGCCGACCGCTCCGACCGCCACCCCGGCGCTGCCGCGGCCGACGGATACAACTCCGGAGCCGACGAACCGGGGAGACATGCCCCAGATTCCGCTCGACCACGTCCACGTCGCCCCCGACGACGACCCCGAGAACGCGCCCGCGGTCTTCGTCCTCCACGGCCGCGGCGCCGACGAGGAGGACCTGCTGCCCGTGGCGCGGCACCTGCCCGACGACCTCCACGTGATCAGCCTCCGCGCGCCGGACCCGCTGCAGGGCGGGTACACCTGGTACGAACTCGACCTGTCCGCGGGCGGGTTAGAGGAGAGCCAGCCCGACGCCGCCGACTTCCGGCGCAGCCTCGATCTGGTCGCCGAGAGCGTCGATGCCGCGGTCGAGTCGTACGCGCTGGACCCCGACCGGATCGGACTGCTCGGCTTCAGTCAGGGCGCGATCACGGGCCTCTCGCTCGTCTTGGAGGAGCCTGACCGCTACGCGTGGGTCGTCGCCCTCCACGGGTACCTCGCGGACGCGCACGCCGACGTCGACCCGGACGGGATCGAGGGGAAGCCGGTCCTCGTCGGTGCCGGAGCGGGCGACCGCGTGATCCCCGAGTCGCGCTCGGCCGCGGCCGCCGATCGCTTCGAGGAGATCGGCGCCGACGTCACCCGCGGCAGCTACCCGGGCGGGCACGGAATCGGACAGGACGAACTCGCCGACGTCGTCGCGTTCGTCGAAGCGCAGGTGGCGTGAGAGCGCTCCCCGCGGAGGCCCGAGAGGGCGCTTCCCGCGCGGCTACTGCCGGCGCTCCCCGCGACCGCTCGCGGCACGGGACCCCCGGCTCCGGCAGGTTCAAACCGCTCCGCGCCAACGGTGGAACATGAGCGTCGAACAGACCTCCATCGAGGACCTCGGTCGCGAGCTCGGCGAGCGGATCGCCCGAACCCCCGAGTACGAGCGCTTCGAGGAGGCGCGCGAGGCGGTGCAGCGCGACGAGGAGGTCCAGGCGAAGATCGACGAGTTCGAACAGCTCCGCGCGGAGTTCATGCAGGCCCGCGAGACCGGGCAGGCGACGAACTCCGGGCTCCAAGAGGTGCAGGCGAAACAGGACGAGCTCCACTCGATGCCCGTCATGCGGGAGTTCCTCGACGCGCAAGACGAGCTGACCGACACCCTCGAAACGGTGAACGAGGCGATCTCGGAGCCCCTCGCGGTCGACTTCGGCGGCGAGGCCGGCGGCTGCTGTCAAGACTGACCGGCCGCGTTCCGACCGCCGGTTCCCGTCCCGTTATTTTTCACCCATAGCGACGCAGCTCGCCGCGTGATCGCAGTCGCCGGCGGCAAGGGCGGGAGCGGCAAGACGACTACGGCCCTCGGGCTCGCGCGGGCGCTGTCGCGTCGGGGCGCGCCCGCGGTCGCGGCCGACGCCGACTGGGACCTCCCGAACCTCGCTCGGCTGGCGTCGGAGACGGCCGACTCGGACCGGGCCTCGACGACAACGGTGGTCGAGGCGGTTCGCGGTCGCGGCTCGGTCGATCCCGACCGCTCCGCGCCCACCGTGCTCGCCGCACCGGACGAACCGGATTCCGTCGCCCCCGAGGCGACGTTCGGTGCCCTCGGAGACGCGGTCCCGGACGAGGCCCCGACGTTCCTCGACTGCCCGGCCGGCGCGTCGCCGGACGCGGCGGCGCCGCTCCGCGCGGCCGACCGGTCGCTCCTCGTGACGCCGCTCCGGCGAACGGCCCTGCGCGACGCCGCGAAGACGGCCGCGATCGCGCGGCGGCTTGACTGTCCACCCCTCGGTGTCGTGGCCGTTCGGGCGTCGTCGGTCCCTGAGCCGGTCGCCGACCTGCTCGGCTGCCCCGTACTGGGCCGGGTCCCGACCGCGGCGCCGGCGCCGCTCTCGGACCCGGCCGTTCGATCGGCGTACGATGACCTCGCGCGGCGGCTCGCCGACGAGTACGGCGCCGGGCGATGGCGGATCGCGTGACCGTCGACCCCGCCGCCCGCTCGCCGTTCGGCGGGCACCGACAGAGCCAAACCTCCGGAGCCGGCAGCGATCGTATGGCGCCGCTCCCGACCGGAATCTCGGTGCTGGACAGGGAGTTCGGAGGGGGGATCCCGAGCGGCAGCGTCGTCGTGCTGAAGGCGGACCCCGCCAGCCAGTCCGAGCTCATCCTCGACCGGTTCGCTCGGGTCCGCGAGTGTCGGTACCTGACGACGGTGCGCTCCGTCGACGCGGTGGAGGACAGCCTCACGCCCGACGGGGAGGAAGACGAGACGGTCGTCCGGGACGCGGGGGGCGACGACCCGGTCGCGACGGTGTTGGACGCGGCCGCGGAGCTGCCCGACGGCGGAACGGTCGTCGTCGACTCCGTCGAGCCGCTGGAAAGCGAAGACCGATCGGACTACGGCGAGTTCCTCGGCGAGCTCCGTCGCCACGTCAACGAGGCCGACGGGCTGGCGGTGCTCCACGCGCTCAAGGGGGACGTTCCGGACCGGAACCGCGTCGTCACCGAGCAGGTCGCGGACGTCGTCTTCGACCTCCGGACCACGGTGACCGGTACCGAGATCGCCAATCGGCTCATCGTGCCCAAGTTCCGCGGCGGCGCGGCGTTAGAGGAGCCGCTCAAGCTGAAGCTCACCGACTCGGTCTCGGTCGACACGAGCCGGGACATCGCCTGAGGCTGTCCGGCGTCGAGGTCCCTCTCACAGCGCCGCGCTCGCGGCGACGACGACCGCGCCGGCGAGCGCCGCGGCGGCCGCCCAGTTCCGCGGCTCGTCGAGCGACCCGTACGGGCCGCCCTTGCGGGAGAAGAGGTAGGCGGCGTACACCGCGAGCGGGACGAGCGTCGGCAACGTCCCCACCTCGACGGCGCCGACGACGCCGGACAGCACCGCGATCGCGATCGTCGTCGCGCCGGCGCTCGCAGCGACGACGAGGTCGTCGCGCGCACGTTCGAGCTCCATCGCTCAGTCGCCCTCCGCGTCGCTCTCCGTCGTCCGATCGGCGCTCATGTCTCTGAGTGGGTCGACCGTCGTTCAAAAGGGATCGGTTCGTCGTCCGTCCGAGACGCCGGCGCGGAGAGCTACTCCTCGTCGAGTTCGTCGACGATCTCGTCGGCGTCGACGTCGACGTCCTCGAGCGCGTCCTCGATGTCGCCGGCGCCGCCGCCGCCCATGCCGCCCATCATGCCGCCGAGACCGCCCATGCCGCCGCCCTCGATGACCTCCTCGACCACGACGCGGTCGAGGTCGAGCCGGCCCATGAGGTCCTGCGCGATCTGCTGTTTCTGGAACATCCACTGCTGGTTCATCTGCATCGCCTGCGTGGCCGTCACGTAGAGGACGTCCTTCTCGACCTCCTCGGTCTCGACGGTCTCCTCGCCGTCGTCGTCCTCGGTGACCGTCTCCTCCTCCTCGGTGACGGTCTCGATGCGGACCTCGGGCGCCTCCTGGAGGTACATCCCGAGCATGCCGGCGGCCTGCTGCTCGCGGTCGTCGATGAGCTCGAGAATCTCGTACTCGTACTCGAGGTCCTCGCCGGCCAGCGGGTGGTTGAAGTCGACGCGGGCGCGGCCGCCGATGATCGTCTCGAGGTAGCCCTGCTGGTTGTCGATCTGGACCTGGGCGCCGGGGTAGCGGCTGTCCTCGGGGATCTTGTCGGCCTTGACCGTCTCGACCTCGTCGGGGTCGTAGGCGCCGAAGGCGTCGTCGGCCGGCACGTCGACGACGCCCTCGTCGCCGACCTCGGCGCCGACGAACGCCTCGTCGACGGCGGGGAACACGTGGCCGGCGCCGAGCGCGATGACGCGCGGTTCGAACTCGTGTTCCTCGGTGTCGATCTCGGCCTCTTCGGCGACCTCTTCGTCGGTGGTGTCGATGACCCGGCCGTCGTCGGCCGTTCGGATCGTGTACGCGACCCGCACGAAGTCGCCGTCCGCCAGTCCGGCGCTCTCGGTCTCGGCTTCGGTCTCGGCCTCGTCTGCGTCCTCGGCCGCGTCCGCTTGCTCCTGATCGCTCATACCCTGAACGTCACCTGTTACACCCTTAAGGCGCACGGTTCGACGCGGCGACGGCCGCGTCGCTCGGGAGCCAGCGTCCCGCGGCGCTTAAGAACGCGCCCGGCGGAATCCGGGTATGTTCGAGGTCGAGATCAAGGTGCCGGCCGACGTCGACGCGGTTCGCGCTCGCCTCCGAGAGGCCGGCGCCGAGCGCGTCG is drawn from Halorubrum sp. CBA1229 and contains these coding sequences:
- the dph2 gene encoding diphthamide biosynthesis enzyme Dph2, with the protein product MSGSTEGDLTKTGMALKHDREWDYELDRIVEAIEERDASKVGLQFPEGLKRRGPKVADDLREVAPDDVTFMLSGQPCYGACDLDTYLMRRTDVFVHFGHTPMKESDSIVYVPLFSNVDPFPIMEDALDEELDDPEENPDVGLVTTAQHMNRFEEMTDWLEERGYEVHTRRGDDRLTKEGQVLGCNYASADIDADQVLYVGGGKFHPVGLAMEHPEKRVVIADPVNNAVSVAEHDQFLKQRYASVHKAMGAEKWGVIFCTKIGQGRWETAQEIVDNNENAYLITMDEVTPDRLRNFDMDAFVNTGCPRITTDDGPRFHKPMLTPGEYEAAIGEKPLDSIEFDTFHDTW
- a CDS encoding dienelactone hydrolase family protein, whose protein sequence is MPQIPLDHVHVAPDDDPENAPAVFVLHGRGADEEDLLPVARHLPDDLHVISLRAPDPLQGGYTWYELDLSAGGLEESQPDAADFRRSLDLVAESVDAAVESYALDPDRIGLLGFSQGAITGLSLVLEEPDRYAWVVALHGYLADAHADVDPDGIEGKPVLVGAGAGDRVIPESRSAAAADRFEEIGADVTRGSYPGGHGIGQDELADVVAFVEAQVA
- a CDS encoding YlbF family regulator, which encodes MSVEQTSIEDLGRELGERIARTPEYERFEEAREAVQRDEEVQAKIDEFEQLRAEFMQARETGQATNSGLQEVQAKQDELHSMPVMREFLDAQDELTDTLETVNEAISEPLAVDFGGEAGGCCQD
- a CDS encoding P-loop NTPase, with amino-acid sequence MIAVAGGKGGSGKTTTALGLARALSRRGAPAVAADADWDLPNLARLASETADSDRASTTTVVEAVRGRGSVDPDRSAPTVLAAPDEPDSVAPEATFGALGDAVPDEAPTFLDCPAGASPDAAAPLRAADRSLLVTPLRRTALRDAAKTAAIARRLDCPPLGVVAVRASSVPEPVADLLGCPVLGRVPTAAPAPLSDPAVRSAYDDLARRLADEYGAGRWRIA
- a CDS encoding transcriptional regulator, coding for MAPLPTGISVLDREFGGGIPSGSVVVLKADPASQSELILDRFARVRECRYLTTVRSVDAVEDSLTPDGEEDETVVRDAGGDDPVATVLDAAAELPDGGTVVVDSVEPLESEDRSDYGEFLGELRRHVNEADGLAVLHALKGDVPDRNRVVTEQVADVVFDLRTTVTGTEIANRLIVPKFRGGAALEEPLKLKLTDSVSVDTSRDIA
- a CDS encoding peptidylprolyl isomerase; protein product: MSDQEQADAAEDADEAETEAETESAGLADGDFVRVAYTIRTADDGRVIDTTDEEVAEEAEIDTEEHEFEPRVIALGAGHVFPAVDEAFVGAEVGDEGVVDVPADDAFGAYDPDEVETVKADKIPEDSRYPGAQVQIDNQQGYLETIIGGRARVDFNHPLAGEDLEYEYEILELIDDREQQAAGMLGMYLQEAPEVRIETVTEEEETVTEDDDGEETVETEEVEKDVLYVTATQAMQMNQQWMFQKQQIAQDLMGRLDLDRVVVEEVIEGGGMGGLGGMMGGMGGGGAGDIEDALEDVDVDADEIVDELDEE